AGTGCTGTGGTCGAGAACACCCCTGCGTTGTCCTAGCCTCATGACAAAAATGCACCGCAATGCCAAGGAGTTCATCCTAGGTGCCTACTCCTCAAAGGAGTAGGGTTCTTCTAGCTCCTCTGCTGCTTCAATGGTTCCAAAGGACTTGGCCGCCAGCGAACTCATATTCTGGCGAATCTTCTGAGCAATCTCTGTGAGGAGCTCGGGATGTTCTTTCAGGAATGCCTTGGCATTTTCTCGTCCTTGCCCTAACCGGGTCTCGCCGTATGAGTAGTATGCCCCCTTCTTTTCAATGATGCCTACCTCTACACCCATATCCAATACATCGCCGCTCTTGGAGATACCTTCATTGTAGATGATGTCAAACTCGGCGCTCTTGAAAGGTGGTGCCAATTTGTTTTTCTTGACACGCACCTTAGTGCGGTTACCAATCACTTCACCACCCTGTTTGATCGCTTCCATACGGCGTATATCCAATCGTACCGCGGCATAAAACTTGAGCGCATTGCCCCCGGTTGTCGTCTCCGGGTTTCCGAACAGCACACCGATCTTCTGCCGCAGTTGATTGGTAAAGATAACCGCTGTATTTGATCGCTTGATTGCCCCCACTAGTTTGCGCAGCGCTTGGGACATAAGCCGTGCTTGCAGCCCAATATGCTGGTCACCCATTTCGCCTTCGATCTCCGCACGGGGCACCAGAGCGGCTACAGAGTCAATGACCACGACATCAACAGCCCCGCTCCGCACCAGAGCCTCAGCAATCTCCAGCGCCTGTTCCCCAGTATCCGGCTGAGAGATATAGAGATTATCCACATCAACACCGCACTTGGCTGCGTAGGTTGGATCCAGAGCATGCTCCACATCGATAAAGGCAGCCACACCACCCGCGCGCTGTGCTTCGGCAATAATGTGCTGTGCTAGGGTAGTTTTTCCCGATGCTTCCGGACCAAAGATTTCGGTGATGCGTCCACGTGGTACGCCGCCAATGCCAAGGGCAGCATCCAAGGCCAGCGATCCTGTGGATATGACTTGCACGTTGTATTGGGAGGAATCGCCGAGCTTCATGATCGAGCCTTCGCCGAACCGTTTCTTCAGTTGGGACACAGTGATCTCCAGAGCTTTTGCTCTACCGCTATCTTCCACCATTTGCCCACTGACTCCTTTCGCCTATCAAAAGACTCACTTTCATTTTACATCAAGATCGTAATAAATGCAACTTTGGTGCACATAAAGGATTTACTCCTCGCAATATTCTTGTCTCCACCCACGCTCTAGGCCAAGCTCATCAAATGCTGCCAGTGCTTCGAGGTATTCCTCATCCGTTATCCTGCGCCCCAAGACCGGATCGCCCACTGCTTTGTGTGCTGGGAAGTACTGAGACATCAGGCTGATATGAACAGATGGCGAGAGCTCACAAGCTATCCAAGCCAGGACTTGACGCGTCCCTGCCAATCCCTCAGGTAGTACCATGTGGCGAATAATCATGCCGCGCAGTGCCATCCCATTTTCGTCGAGCAGGAGCTCAGGGCCAACTTGCCGGAACATCTCCTTCAGAGCTGTGCGATTGGCCTCTACGTAGCCCCGAAATCCAGACAGGCGACGTGCGATTTCGTTGTCAGCATATTTGGCGTCAGGCAGGTAGATGTCCACGATGCCATCGAGCAGACGAAGTGTTTCCACTGCCTCATAGCCGCTAGAGTTATAGACCAGTGGCAGGTGCAGACCTCCTTCGGCAGCGATAGCTAGGGCAGCGAGGATCTGCGGCACAAAATGCGTGGGGGTTACCAAGTTGATATTGTGGCATCCGCGTGCCTGAAGTTCCAGCATCATCTCAGCCAGGCGCTGTACAGTGACTTGCTGCCCTATGCCGAGTTGACTAATTGGATAATTCTGACAGAACATACAACGCCCGGTGCAATAGGTGAAAAAGATGGTGCCCGACCCATTTGTGCCACTGATGGGTGGCTCTTCCCACGGGTGAGCATTCCAACTGGCAACAACAGGATCCGCCCCAGCCTGACAGTAACCTTTCTCACCTGCCAAGCGGTTCACACCACAATCGCGGGGACAAAGAGTGCAATGGCTTAGTATCTCATAAGCCTGTTCGATACGATCTTTGAGCAGACCGCTAGCATGAAGCCGGAGGTAACTGGGGCTCATCGTATTCACAAGCAGCGTTTGGGACCACTGGGTAAACATGGTAGGCTCCTGCGAGTTTCATAGGGAAGGGATACATCACTCCTTTATCTTCGCCTGGCAGGCAGGGTGGCTTTTCGCACCCGTTCCCACTCAGGCACGGTTTCGTCTTCCAGGCCACGACGCAACTCTATAATCTGATCGCGCAGCAGAGCGGCTTTCTCGAACTCTAGTTGGGCAGCCGCAGCTTTCATCTGCTTTTCGAGTTCGCTAATCAGTCGGAAAAGTTCGTCTTTCGGAATGTCCTTGCTCACAACATATTCCGCACGTTGTTCTGCTGCCACACGAACGCGGTCCGTAAGGTCACGGATTTCCTTGATGATGCTCGTTGGTATAATATTGTGCTCTTCGTTGTACCGCAATTGAATCTGGCGTCGGCGGTTGGTCTCATCAATGGCTTCGCGCATGGATTCCGTAACGTCGTCGGCATACATAATGACCTGACCGTGCACATGGCGCGCAGCACGTCCAATAGTCTGGATGAGCGAGTTCTTGCTGCGTAAGAAGCCCTCTTTGTCCGCATCGAGGATGGCAACCAGCGAAACTTCGGGTAAGTCCAAGCCCTCGCGCAACAAGTTGATGCCCACTACCACATCGTACACGCCCAGGCGTAGATCACGTAAGATTTGTACACGTTCGATGGTCTGGATTTCCGAGTGCAAGTAGTGTACCTTAACTCCCATCTCCAACAGGTAATCAGCCAAGTCTTCGGCCATGCGCTTGGTGAGGGTGGTCACCAGCACACGCTCGCCTCGCTGCACGCGTCGGTTGATTTCTGCGAGCAAATCGTCAATCTGTCCCTTGGTGGGGCGCACGATGATCTCAGGATCAACTAATCCCGTAGGGCGAATGATCTGTTCCACTACCTGCTGCGAGTGTTTCAGTTCATAGGGGCCTGGCGTGGCAGAAGTGTAGATGGCCTGATTGATGTGCCGCTCGAATTCTTCAAAACGAAGGGGCCGGTTGTCCAATGCAGAAGGCAGGCGGAAGCCATATTCTACCAAGACTTCTTTGCGGGCTCGATCACCATTGTACATGCCATGTACTTGCGGCAGCGTGATATGCGACTCGTCTACGAACAATAAATAGTCATCTGGGAAATAGTCGAGTAACGTCCAGGGCTGTTGACCTGGTGCACGGCCAGACAGATGCCGTGAGTAGTTCTCAATGCCGGAGCAGTAACCTACTTCACACATCATCTCGATATCATATCGGGTGCGCTGTTCCAGGCGTTGTGCTTCCAGCAGTTTGCCCTGCTGTTTCAGGACGGCTAGACGCTCCTCGAGCTCAGCCTCAATTGCTTTCAGGGCGGCCTCGAGCCGCTCGCGGTTTGTGATGAAATGTTTTGCTGGGAAGATTTGGACAAAATCGTGTTCGTAGAGAATTTCACCGGTCAATGGATCGATCTCCGTGATGCGCTCGATCGTATCGCCCCAGTACTCCACCCGTAAGGCTGTTTCGCGGTAAGCAGGAAAGATGTCCACTGTATCGCCACGCGCGCGGAAACATCCTCGATGGAAATCTGTGTCATTGCGCTGATAAAAGATCTCGGTCAGGTGGCGAAGCAAACGCTCTCGACGCCTGGTCTCTCCGCGCCGCAATTGTACTACATCCTGACCATATTCTTCAGGTGAACCAATGTTGTAGATGCAAGACACGCTGGCGACGATGATGACGTCCCGCCGTGTCAGCAGGGAAGAAGTCGCCGCCAAGCGCAAGCGATCGATCTCTTCATTGATATCTGCATCCTTCTCGATGTACGTATCAGTCTGTGGCAGATAGGCCTCTGGCTGATAGTAATCATAGTAGCTCACAAAATATTCTACGGCATTGTGGGGGAAGAATTCACGGAATTCGCTGTAAAGCTGAGCAGCCAACGTTTTGTTGTGCGACAACACCAAAGTAGGGCGTTGCACCTGGGCGATGATGTTGGCCATGACATAGGTCTTGCCAGAGCCTGTAACACCCAGCAGTGTTTGATGTTTATATCCTCGCTTAAGCCCCTCGACCAGTTTGGCAATCGCTTGAGGCTGGTCGCCTGTGGGCTTCATGTCCGACACGAGCTGAAATTCTGCCATTTCTCACTCCATTACCGAGCCTCTGCATCATATATTATAGCACATCTGTTCCAATTGTCCAAACGGGGATAGGGTGACTTGCATTGCTACATGTCAAACGGGTGAACGCATCCGGGCAAATAACTGTTTCACTGATAGGAGGCGATAAAAAAGTAGAGCCAGCGGCCAAACTTTTACCATGGTTAGAGAAGGCTGACCGGGTCTACATCCACCTGCCAACCCAGGGGCAAAGGAAGGTCGGCAAGCAGTTTGGTGGGATCAGGGCCTCGTAATACGATCTGCCAGCGGAATCGCCCGCGAAGCCGTTCGATGAAGCAAGGCGCAGGACCGATACAGTGGACCTCGGACAGCCCCAGCCGGGCTATTTGGGTGTTGAGCAGGTGGTGTAGTTTCTCGGCTTCTTCCTGACATCTTTTGGCACTGGTGTGCGTAAAAAGCAGCCTCACCAGACGACTAAAAGGTGGATATCCCTGTTGGCGGCGGAATTCAAGTTCCCGCCGATAGAAGCCCTCGTAGTCATGGCGACTGGCAGCCTGAATACAAAAGTGTTCCGAGGCGTAGGTCTGAATGATCACCTTACCGCCTAAGATGCTACGCCCAGCGCGTCCAGCGACCTGAGTCAATAACTGGAAAGTGCGCTCGCTGGCGCGAAAATCAGGCAGATGCAATGCTGTGTCTGCAGTAACAACCCCGACCAACGTGACCAGGGGTAAATCCAAGCCCTTTGCGATCATCTGTGTGCCAATCAACACATCGGCCTGGTGGCTGACGAATTTGGCCAAGATTTCTTCGTGTGCGTCTTTGCCGCCAGTCACATCCCGATCCCAGCGCAGGACGCGCGCTTTCGGAAAGAGTTCGCGTACCAACTGTTCAACTTTTTGCGTGCCAATCCCGAAGAAACGGATACGCTTGCTGCCACATTGTGGACAGGCGGTAGGGACGGAACACTGAAAGTTGCAATGATGGCAGAGCAAGTTATCGTTGTCGCTGTGGTAGGTCAATGCAACGTCACAACCAGGGCATTTGACGACATAGCCACAATCACGGCACATGACGAACGTAGCAGCACCGCGCCGATTCAAGAAGAGGATTACTTGCTCATCTGCAGCCAGTGCTACTTGCATGGCCTTCTGCAGCGCGCGACTGAACGGGCTACGATTGCCCGCACGCAGTTCTGCACGCAGGTCCACCACTTCAACAGGAGGGAGATCCATATAGCGAGCATCTTCGTACTCCGGCCCAAGCGTTTTCACCTGCTCCCGTTGATCATTGATATGAAATTGTTTGCGTTGCTGCTCTATGCTGCGTTGGTGCCCCATAATCCGCTTCGGCAGTTGCAGCAGCTTGTACTCTCCACGCTGAGCGCGATAATAAGTCGTGATGTCTGGCGTAGCGCTGCCCAGGATGACAATAGCTCCAGTCAATTCCGCCAGTTTCACCGCCACATCCCGCGCATGATAGCAAGGCATTTCCTGGTGCTTATAAGTCCACTCGTGCTCCTCATCCACTACGATCAGCCCCAAACGGGGCAAAGGAGCGAAGATTGCTGAGAGCGGGCCAACCACAATGTCCGCTTTTCCTTCGCGAATGCGCCTCCACTCATCGTAGCGCTCACCGCTGGACAACTTGCTATGCAAGATTGCCAGCCGTTCTGGGAAGCGCGCCGCAAAACGGCGTATAGTCTGCGGCGTCAAAGCAATCTCAGGCACCAGCACAATGCCCTGCCCACCCTGCTCGACTACTTCTGCAAGAGCCCGCAGATAGATCTCCGTCT
The Chloroflexota bacterium DNA segment above includes these coding regions:
- the uvrB gene encoding excinuclease ABC subunit UvrB — its product is MAEFQLVSDMKPTGDQPQAIAKLVEGLKRGYKHQTLLGVTGSGKTYVMANIIAQVQRPTLVLSHNKTLAAQLYSEFREFFPHNAVEYFVSYYDYYQPEAYLPQTDTYIEKDADINEEIDRLRLAATSSLLTRRDVIIVASVSCIYNIGSPEEYGQDVVQLRRGETRRRERLLRHLTEIFYQRNDTDFHRGCFRARGDTVDIFPAYRETALRVEYWGDTIERITEIDPLTGEILYEHDFVQIFPAKHFITNRERLEAALKAIEAELEERLAVLKQQGKLLEAQRLEQRTRYDIEMMCEVGYCSGIENYSRHLSGRAPGQQPWTLLDYFPDDYLLFVDESHITLPQVHGMYNGDRARKEVLVEYGFRLPSALDNRPLRFEEFERHINQAIYTSATPGPYELKHSQQVVEQIIRPTGLVDPEIIVRPTKGQIDDLLAEINRRVQRGERVLVTTLTKRMAEDLADYLLEMGVKVHYLHSEIQTIERVQILRDLRLGVYDVVVGINLLREGLDLPEVSLVAILDADKEGFLRSKNSLIQTIGRAARHVHGQVIMYADDVTESMREAIDETNRRRQIQLRYNEEHNIIPTSIIKEIRDLTDRVRVAAEQRAEYVVSKDIPKDELFRLISELEKQMKAAAAQLEFEKAALLRDQIIELRRGLEDETVPEWERVRKATLPARRR
- the priA gene encoding primosomal protein N' is translated as MTGNEVSSKAAFAEVVVRSPVGRGAILPKRGEGVSSRSNLRQTFHYSIPAHLQDKVVPGQLVWVPFGSRQLPAIVVSLSTVCPVATTKDILSIIDPHPVLAPYQIELMYWISEYYRTPLHVVAWGMFPPGVSWQTETMLYLEEGAATTSPDPEERCVLELLYQHGPMPLEQIRRRLKLKRWRSVLERMVRKGWLRKQMEVKGPRVKPKTEPTVHLMSAPGEEAMATLSRAPLQQAVLTYLLQRAHRQGGTFPVVVPLAELCAEVGIKRNIVDRLVERGLLQIGQREVRRDPLAGREFVTTEPPKFTPDQEAAWQSIANALESRKGQVFLLHGVTGSGKTEIYLRALAEVVEQGGQGIVLVPEIALTPQTIRRFAARFPERLAILHSKLSSGERYDEWRRIREGKADIVVGPLSAIFAPLPRLGLIVVDEEHEWTYKHQEMPCYHARDVAVKLAELTGAIVILGSATPDITTYYRAQRGEYKLLQLPKRIMGHQRSIEQQRKQFHINDQREQVKTLGPEYEDARYMDLPPVEVVDLRAELRAGNRSPFSRALQKAMQVALAADEQVILFLNRRGAATFVMCRDCGYVVKCPGCDVALTYHSDNDNLLCHHCNFQCSVPTACPQCGSKRIRFFGIGTQKVEQLVRELFPKARVLRWDRDVTGGKDAHEEILAKFVSHQADVLIGTQMIAKGLDLPLVTLVGVVTADTALHLPDFRASERTFQLLTQVAGRAGRSILGGKVIIQTYASEHFCIQAASRHDYEGFYRRELEFRRQQGYPPFSRLVRLLFTHTSAKRCQEEAEKLHHLLNTQIARLGLSEVHCIGPAPCFIERLRGRFRWQIVLRGPDPTKLLADLPLPLGWQVDVDPVSLL
- the recA gene encoding recombinase RecA, encoding MVEDSGRAKALEITVSQLKKRFGEGSIMKLGDSSQYNVQVISTGSLALDAALGIGGVPRGRITEIFGPEASGKTTLAQHIIAEAQRAGGVAAFIDVEHALDPTYAAKCGVDVDNLYISQPDTGEQALEIAEALVRSGAVDVVVIDSVAALVPRAEIEGEMGDQHIGLQARLMSQALRKLVGAIKRSNTAVIFTNQLRQKIGVLFGNPETTTGGNALKFYAAVRLDIRRMEAIKQGGEVIGNRTKVRVKKNKLAPPFKSAEFDIIYNEGISKSGDVLDMGVEVGIIEKKGAYYSYGETRLGQGRENAKAFLKEHPELLTEIAQKIRQNMSSLAAKSFGTIEAAEELEEPYSFEE
- a CDS encoding radical SAM protein — protein: MSPSYLRLHASGLLKDRIEQAYEILSHCTLCPRDCGVNRLAGEKGYCQAGADPVVASWNAHPWEEPPISGTNGSGTIFFTYCTGRCMFCQNYPISQLGIGQQVTVQRLAEMMLELQARGCHNINLVTPTHFVPQILAALAIAAEGGLHLPLVYNSSGYEAVETLRLLDGIVDIYLPDAKYADNEIARRLSGFRGYVEANRTALKEMFRQVGPELLLDENGMALRGMIIRHMVLPEGLAGTRQVLAWIACELSPSVHISLMSQYFPAHKAVGDPVLGRRITDEEYLEALAAFDELGLERGWRQEYCEE